Genomic segment of Nodosilinea sp. FACHB-141:
TCACTGCACTTCTTCTTGGGTGCGTGGCCTGTGATTGGCATCTGGTTCACCTCCTTGGGCATCAGCACCATGGCGTTCAACCTCAACGGGTTCAACTTCAACCAGTCCATCCTAGATTCTCAGGGTCGCGTGATTGGCACCTGGGCGGATGTCATCAACCGGGCGAACCTGGGTATGGAAGTGATGCACGAGCGCAATGCTCACAACTTCCCCCTCGACCTTGCTACCGCTGAGGCGCCTGAAATCATCGGCTAGTCTGCAACGACTACCCCATTGATTGACTAGAACAACAGCGCTCCCGAAAGGGGGCGCTGTTGCGTTGTTGATTTAACTTTTTCTTAGGTGACTCAACCCCAACTCAGTTTGATTTGGCGAGAGCGTGGAATCGTTCACACTGCGATCGCAGGTTGGTCTAAACTTTAGGGCTGTTGTTATCGAGAACTACCCCCATGCTGGAGTTTATGACCCTGCCCAACAACCTGCTGCCTCCGGTAGCTCCCTATTCCCACGCTGTGCGAGCGGGAGACTTTCTGTTTGTCACTGGCCAGCTAGCGGAAGATCCAGCTACAGGCGAAGTTGTCAAAGGCTCGATTGAGGACCAGACACGGCGGGTGATGGATAATTTGGCCCTAGTGCTCGACCACGCGGGCAGCGGTTTTAATAAAGTAGTCATGGCTAGAGTATTTGTCACCGACTTTCGCTATTACGAAACGGTGAACGCCATCTACCAATCTTACTTTGGCGATGCTCCCCAGCCCAGTCGCACAACCGTGGGGGTCACGGCATTGGCAGGCTATGGAGATGTTGAGATTGATCTGATTGCCTATTGTGGGGAGTGAATCAGCGGGTAGATGAGTAGTGTTTCCCTGTAATAGCTCTGTCCACAAATTCTAAACAAAGCCATACATAGAGACAAAGCAAGCCCCGTTTACTAAGGCAGTCAGCGTAGCGGCGATGATCACCCCCTTAGCCATGTCGGGGTGCCCTCGCCGCCGGAGGGTGATCACCAACGGAATCACGTAGAGCAGCTGCCAGAATAAGAACCCTGCTGCTCCGACAAACCAGGGAATGACAAACGCATAGTCGCCGACGCCAATCACGGCTACCAACAAACCTAAAAGAAATATCAGTGCCCCGGCTATGGCATGGCAGCCCAACAGCAGCAGCATGCCTTTAATAATTTCCAAAATTTCGTTTTGGGGTGTGGGATCGGTAGGGTTGGTCATGGGGGTGAGGTAGCAGACTGAACTTCGGCCAGTTTAGCGGCTCCGGCACTGCCCTCCCGGTAAAACAGGTTGTAGGTGTCGAAGGGAATGATACGACCATCGGGATGGACGATGTGAATGCACGATCGCTTCACCGATCGCACATCGAAGTTGTAGGCATCCAGAAACTGCACGATCATAATGCGAAAAATATTCTCGTAGGTAATGCCGCTGGGCACTGGTACCTGGGGCAGGCAGCAGAGCAGTTGCTTCAACGCGTTGGCAGAGGATTGCGGGGAGTGGCTAGTGGAAAACAGCTCGAAGATTTTTTGCTTGAGCTGAGGGTCTTGCTCGTAGAGCACCGAGTTGGGCATCATGTCCACAAACGTCGGCGTTGAGAACATGCCCGTCAGCGGAGTTACTTTGCCCTTGACCTTGAGGGCGTAGGCCATCGCCAGCGAGTCGGGGTGACAGGGCACTGGCAGAATATCCTGCGGTTTGAAGTGTGGGCTTTGGTTGAGAATGGCGCGGCGCACCTCGGTGAGGGTGTAGCGATCGCGCCCCGCCTCAAACCCCTCTAGCCTGCCCGCCGCTTGAATGGGCTGAAATGTCACCCCTCGCACACAGCGCTGGGCCAGAGCGTAGTCAATGATTTTGCCAATTTCGTGGTCGTTGAGCCCTTTCTTGAGGGTGACAACTAGGGTAGTAGAAAGATTGAGGTTGTTGAGGCGATCGATCGCCTGCTGCCGCGTGGCCCGTAAGTCTGCCCCTCGCAGTTCGCGCAGAGCTTTTTCCTCAAAGCTGTCGAATTGAAGATAGATTTCGGTGCCGGTTTTGTACTGGGAGAGGCGATCGCAGAACTCTGCGTCCTGAGCAATCCGCAGCCCGTTGGTGTTGATCATCAAATGCTGAATCGGTCGGGCCTTGACCAACTCCAGCACTTTGAAGAAGTCAGGATGTAGGGTGGGTTCGCCGCCGCTGAGCTGCACCACTTGGGGACTGCCCTCGTTGGCGACGACTGCATCTAACATGCGCTCGATCTCGGCCAGGGAGCGGTGGCGGCGGGGCTGCTGGGCAGCATTGTGCTCCTCGGCACCGGAGTCGGCATAGCAGATGGGGCAGCTCAGGTTGCAGCGATCGGTCAGCTCGATCAGCGTCAGGCAGCTGTGCTGCTCGTGGTCGGGGCAGAGGCCGCAGTCGTAGGGGCAACCGTAGCGGATGGGAGTGTTGAACTTGAGAGGCATGTCCCCTGGTTTGATGAACGCCTGGGTTTGCCGGTAATACTCTTCGTCGTCGGCAATTAGGACTTCTTCGCGCCCGTGGGTGGGGCAGTGCTTGATTAGGTACACGCCCCCGTTTTGGAAGACGATTTTGGCCTCGACTTTGCCTAGGCAGCGAGAGCACAGGCCGTTGGTGAGGGCGTAGAACAGGTAGGGGCGGGTGGGCATGGGGACGCTGCTACGAAACTGTGACCTCCCGCCACAAAAGCTGATATAACCCGTAGGCTACTCCCAGCAGGCAGGCGAGTTGAATAAAGCTTAGCCCCAAGAGCGGTTGAAAGTCGGGTTTAAGAAAATCAACAACAAAGCGAAAGCCAAGGTAGCCGACTAGATAGAGCTGAAACAGTCTGCCGTTGGGAGGATCACCTTTGCGATACCAGGCTAGAAACATGCCCAAGGCAATTAAGAACCCAATTTCGTAGAGCTGGGTGGGGTGGCGGGGCAGGCCATCGCCAAAGTCGATGCCCCAGGGTAGGGCCGTGACGGTGCCGTAGGTGCGATCGCTCAGCCCGGTCAAAAAGCATCCCACCCGCCCGATTGCCGTCCCCGCCAACAGCGGGAATACAAAGGCATCGCCGGTCGATCGCGTTAGGCCAATCCACTTTTTGGTTAGCTCGACGCCGATCAGTCCGCCTAGCAGTGCCCCTACCACTGTTTTGCCCTGCAAGCCCAGCAGCAGCCACGATCGCCAGTCGCTCCCCAACAAATCTATATGCTGTAGCAGTACCAACAGCTTTGCCCCCACCAGCGCACCGATCAGACCACCCACCACCACTGAGCTACGCTGACTCAAGGGGATAGCATCTCTGCTGACATTGCGGCGCAGCAGCCCCATGGCGACCCCATAGGCCACCACCTCAAACACAAAATGGGGGTGGAGCTTAAACGCCCCCACCCCCACATAAACCGGAAACACCATGATTGACGTGAGTAGGTGGGGTGAACCGCAGTGTAACCCAACAAAGTCGGCCTGTTAGGTGCCCCAACCTTACTAGATCGAAATATCGAAAACAAAACGGTTGGCAGCGAATTTACCCTCTCCCCAAACCCCTCTCCCAATTTTGGAAGAGAGGCTTTGAGCCATCGCCACCTACTCCTATGTGCTAACCGCGCATTTTCTCAGACCAGACGCGGGTGGGTAGGCCCCACACATAGATAAAGCCCTCGGCAGCCTTGTGGTCAAAGGCGTCGTCGGAGCTGTAGGTGGCCAGGGCATCGCTGTATAGGGCTAGGTTAGATTCGCGACCCACTACCCGATTGGTGCCCTTAAACAGCTTCACCCGCACGGTGCCGCTGACCCGCTCCTGAGTCTGCTGAATGAAGGCGTCGAGGGCTAGCTTGAGGGGGCTATACCAGAGGCCGTTGTAGACCAGGCGGCTGTAGGTTTCTTCGATGCCGCGCTTGTACTGGGTGACATCGGCGGTGAGGGTGAGGCTCTCTAGGTCGCGGTGGGCGTCGATTAGCACCAGCAGGGCGGGGGCTTCGTAAATTTCGCGCGACTTGATGCCCACGAGGCGATTTTCGATCATGTCGATGCGGCCTACGCCGTGTCGACCGGCAATTTCATTCAGCTGCGTAATCAGATCTACCGGGCTGAGGGCTTTGCCATTAAGGCTGGTGGGCAGTCCCTTGGTGAAGCCAATGTCGATATATTCCGGTTCATTGGGGGTGTTTTCGATCGCTTCTGTCATCAAAAACACTTCTTCCAGGGGCTCGGTCATGGGGTTTTCGAGCGGCCCGGCCTCGATGCTGCGGCCCAGCAGGTTGCGGTCAATAGAATAGGGGCTAGATTTTTTCACCGGGAAGGCGAGGCCCATTTTTTCGCCGTAGGCAATGGTCTCTTCGCGGCCCATGCCCCACTCGCGGGCGGGGGCCAGCACCTTGAGGCCGGGATTAAGGGCGGCGATCGCCACGTCAAAGCGCACCTGGTCGTTGCCTTTGCCGGTGCAGCCGTGGGCGACGGCATCAGCCCCGTAGCGATCGGCTGCCTCTACCAGGGCTTTGGCAATCAGCGGGCGAGCCAGGGCGGTGGAGAGAGGATAGCGGTTTTCGTACAGAGCGTTGGCCTGAATGGCTGGGAAGGCGTAGTCGGTAATAAATTCTTCGGTCAGGTCGGCGACTAGGGATTCTTTCACCCCGGCATTCAGCGCTTTGACGCGAATCGGTTCTAGCTCGTCGCCCTGGCCTAGGTCTGCCGCCAGGGTAATCACCTCTTTTACGCCCCACTCGTTTATCAGGTAGGGAATACAGACGGTGGTATCGACGCCACCGGAATAGGCTAGGACAACTTTCTCTGCGCGACCCATGGGCAATTCCCTACTTTCGTTAGACGATTCGTTCAATAGTCGTCCTGAGCGGACGATTTACTCGATGCACCAAAGCCTGCGGTTCTGAATGAACGGTAACGCTCTGGCCATGGCTATCTTATATGGAGTTGCCCGCCCTGCACTACGGCGGTTTAGCAAGATCTGATGACATCGGCGGCAACCTACCCACCGCTGCGATTTGCTGCCATGCTAAGCAAAGTTGTCGTCAACGCGGTTTCGTTATGGTTTCTGCGCCTTTCTCTTCCGACATCCCGTCCGATATTTCTTCTAGTCATCGCGCCGCCATTCTCGCTGCCCTGGAGCGACTAATCGATGTGATTGCCCAGCTGCGCCATCCCGAAACTGGCTGCCCATGGGACTTAGCCCAAACCCCCACCAGCCTTATCCCTTACGTGATTGAAGAAGCCTATGAGGTGGTCGATGCTATTCAGGTGGGAGAAAAGGATGCGATCGCAGAAGAACTTGGCGACCTGCTGCTCCAGGTGGTGCTCCAGTCCCAGGTGGCCAGCGACAACGATGACTTTGACCTGGGCACCGTCGCCACCGGCATCGCCGACAAACTGGTGCGCCGCCATCCCCACATCTTTGGCGATGCCTCAGGCGAAACCCCTGAAGAAGTCAGCCAAAACTGGGACCGCATCAAAGCTGAAGAAAAAGGCATTCCCCACGACCCCCACAAGTTGTCACCCAAGCTGACCAAATATAGTCGCACCCTGCCGCCGCTGATGGCCGCCAGCAAAATCTCCGTCAAAGCCGCCAAGGCTGGGTTCGAGTGGGAAACCGTTGACGACGTTTGGGACAAATTCCACGAAGAGCTGGACGAATTTCGCCAGGCCCTGGCCCATGAGCCTAAGGAAAATCAGCAGGCGGAGCTTGGCGATCTGCTGTTTACCCTGGTTAACCTGGCCCGCTGGTACGACCTCGACCCTTCCGAGGCGTTGCAGAGCACCAACCGCCGATTTATCCAGCGCTTTGAGCTGGTGGAAGCAGTAGCGGAGAAGCCTCTGGCTGACTATTCAATTCAGGAGCTAGAAGAGCTGTGGCAGCGGGCGAAGGCGCACTTGGCTAAGCCTGAAGGCTAGCAGTGGGTACTGCTCACTAGTCTTCAGTATCGCCATACCCAACATGTCGCGGCTCTATCGCGGTGCATCGGGCTTGTAGTAGTCATTGGGGTTTGCCGCCTGACCGCCGCCGTCTTTATTGATGCAGCCAGCCTTTTCAACGTAGCGGCAAACCCTTGCGTAAAGACGGGCACGGGTGCCCGGTGGCCCAGCTGAGAAGAGCACGCGATCGCCCCCCACCATACCCACCATAATTTTGACGCCGCATACAGGACAGGTTTGGGGAGCAGCCATGGGGGAACCTCAGTTAACCTGTGAGGATTTTATCCTGTTGGGGTGGATGGGTGGATGGGTGGATGGGTGGGTGAGTTCAAAGATTGTTAAGTGAGTTGCGCCAAGCTTTTACTAAAGACTGCAGCGGATCGGGTAGCCAAGTATCGTACTGGGGATAAATGGGCAGGCGAGGTTGAAGCTGCCAGCTAGAGGGGGCGATCGCAGCCTCCAGCGATTCTGGTGTGGGGTGCTCATAATCAGGGTTCACCTCATCCATTGGGCTAATGCCGCCCAGATCCCTAGCGCCTGCGGTTAAACAATCCAGCAGTCCTTTGTGACTGACCAAATTGGGCGGAATTTGAATAGTGACTTCCGGGGGCAGGAATTCCCTCGCCAGATGCACAGCTCTCACCAACGCTGCTTCATCGAGCGCCATACCCGGCTGAAGCTGCTGTTGCCCAGGGCTGTGGGGTTGCAGAATGACCTCTTGAATGTGGCCATGGCGAGTTTGAATGGTGGCGATCGCCCGCAGCGAATCTACCCAGTCAGCCTCACTCTCCCCCAGCCCCAGCAGCAGACCGGTGGTAAAGGGAACTCCTAGCTCTCCAGCCCAGGTTAACTGTTGCAACCGCACTTCAGGGCGCTTGCTAGGGGCATGGCGGTGAACGGTATCGAGCAGCTTCGGCGTTACTTGCTCAACCATGAGGCCCATTGACACATTCACCTGCCGCAGCTGCGCCATTTCATCGCGGCTCAGGGGGCCAGCGTTGGTGTGGGGCAGCAGCCCGGCCTCTAAGGCCAGCTCACAGATTTGGTAGATGTGACGAAACCATCCATCGCGGCGAGGGCTATGGGGAGCCACCTCACCGCTGAGCACCAGCACCTCGCACACCCCCTGACTGCGCAGAATGGGCAGCTGTTGAGCCACATGCTCTAAACTCAGCCAGGGTGACTGACCGGGGTCAACCCGAAAGTTGCAGTAGGTGCAGCGGTTGAAGCACTCGTAGGTGGGCACTAAGGTGTAGGCCCGGCTGTAAGTGACCACCCGATGCGACCTGTTCGGCGTCAACAAATCGCTGATCGAGTTAACTACCCCCGCCTGATCCATATCCACGCACAGCTTTGACTTCGCCAGTTTATGTGAGTTTAAGCTACTTCCACCGTCACCATCTCGATCGGGAAGCCCGCCGCCTTCCATGCAGCAACCCCGCCTCTCACAATGGCGACTTTGGAGAAGCCTACCTCCCGTAGCTGCTCGGCCACAGCGGCGGCTTCATCATCGGTGTTGCTATAGATATAGAGATCGCGGGTGACCTCGAAGCAGCTAGCGGCTGTGGCTAGTAGCGAGTCGGCAGGCATCGAAATTGCGCCGGTGATGTGGCTCTCGTTAAAGTCGGTGCGATCGCGGACGTCAATAATGGTTAGCGCCGGTTCGCCCCAGTCCAGCCGTTCCTTTAGATCATAGACACGAGACTCAGGCCGCAGAGGCGAAGGCTTAGGCAGCAAGCCAAAAAAGCGTTTCATGGTGAGGAGGATCCTGGGAGAAGGCGTTCCCCTGCAATGTAACAAACCTTAATAGGGTGCGCAAACTTTTATTGAAAATAGTAGACAAAATAGCCTATTCCTTAACCCATATCAATTGAAATTTTCAATAGACTTCCTTGAGTCAGCCTTCGAGCCCCACGTGAAATGGTGCTGACATCAGCCTCCAAAAATCGCTAAAAGCTTTGATATAAGAGCATTATAGGCACCGCCTATCAGCGTTGAGCAAGCGCAATTTGGCCCTGGGTTAAGACCGGCACTAGATCTTTTGTTCCAGTGCTTAACCTGCGCAGTAGCATAGGATCAGTTGCTTCGGAGCCCCCTTCCTATCCCTGCCGACAGCGTTTCTAATCTAGTGCCCCGCCGCATCCAGCTGTTGCCTGGAGATGTCATTCACAGTATCGCCGCCGGAGAAGTCATCGACTCTTTGGCAGCGGTTGTGCGCGAGCTAATTGAAAACGCTCTCGATGCTCAGGCTACGCATATTACCCTCGCCCTCTGGCCTGACCAGGGCCGGGTGCAGGTGGCTGACAACGGCACCGCCATGGCGCTGGAGAATTTGCACCAAGCTGCCATCCCCCACAGCACCAGCAAGATTCGCACCCAGGCTGATCTGTGGCAGGTCAATAGTCTGGGGTTTCGCGGCGAAGCCCTGCACAGCCTGGCTCAGGTCGCTCAGTTGGAGATTTGCAGTCGCGCTCCCGGTGCAGAGTCGGGCTGGCGCGTCACCTATTCAGCCCAGGGAGAACCGCTAGAGACCGTCCCAGCCGCCCTCGCCCAAGGCACTGTGGTGACGGTCACCGATCTTTTTGAGGCTTGGCCCGCTCGTCGGGAGCGATTGCCAACCATGGCTCGCCAGCTTAGCCAGGTGCAAAACATCATTCGCCACTGTGCCTTGGCTCATCCAACGGTGACTTGGGCGGTGCAGCTAAGCGATCGCCCCTGGCTCGCCTTCACGCCCAGCCCTACCACCAAGGGCCTCGTTCCTCAACTGCTCCGGGCCGTCAGCGAAAGCGATTTGCAAGACGGCTGGCAGGCTGCCCCCTGGGCCGTAAGTGAAGAGAGCACCTTAGAAAATCTTCCTCTAAAAGCAGGTGTCTATGGTCTTATTGGTCTGCCCGATCGCTGCCATCGCCCCCGCCCCGACTGGGTTAAGGTCGCGGTCAATGGGCGGGTTGTAACGGTCCCCGAGCTAGAGCAGTCTATTGTGAATGTCTTTCGCCATACCCTGCCCCGCCACCGCTACCCCCTAGCGTTTGTGCACCTCACTGTGCCCCCCAGCGACATCGACTGGAACCGCCGCCCCGACAAATCGACCCTCTACCTGCACCGGCTCGAAGACTGGACCGCACTCTGCCAAAGCCACGTGGCTACGCTTTTAGGGCAGCATACCGAAACCCTGACTGATGCAAACCAGCAGCGCGTTACCCAATTGCTTAAGACAGCGGAACCGAGTAGCCCCTACGGTGTTGCAGAACTATCCGATGAGTTGCCTTATCGCGAGCGTCCGGGAAGTTTGCGGGCGATCGCCCAGGTTCACAACCGCTACATTTTGGCTGAACAGACCGACGGCCTTTGCCTGATCGAGCAGCACATTGCTCACGAGCGCGTTCTCTACGAGCGGCTGCAAGCTCAGTGGCAGCTGGTGCCGTTAGCCACCCCTGTTGTGCTGGAAGGGCTGACTGAAAATCAGCTAGAACAGCTTCAAAGACTAGGCCTGAACCCCGAGGAGTTTGGCCCAAATCGCTGGGCTATACGAGCCGCGCCAGCTCCCTTGCGCGATCGCGATGACCTGCCCGATGCCCTGCTCGAACTTAGCCTCGGCGGCAATCTAGATACGGCTCAAGTGGCGATCGCCTGCCGCACCGCCATTCGCAACGGCACGCCGCTCGATCTCGCCACTCTGCAAACCCTGCTCGACGACTGGCAGCAAACCCGCAACCCCCGCACCTGCCCACACGGCCGACCCATCTGCCTGACGCTAAGCGAGACTAGCCTAGCCCGCTTCTTCCGCCGCCACTGGCTAATCGGCAAAAGTCACGGCATCTAGCCGGAGTCAGGCACCCGGTCCCTTTTGCGCTGCATATCAGGGCTTGATGGTTGCCCAGAAGGGACTAGGTGCCTTGGCCAATACTCCTCACCTATGCAGCAAAGTTCACTGGGTCTTGGTCGCGGCGGTGGCGAGTCGGCAACGGATCGGGCTGGGCCTCTCCTGTTAGGGCAGCGGTGGACTCCAGAGCTTCGCGCAGGCGCTTGGCGGCGTAGATCGACATATCGCGGGGGACATTGATGCGATCGCGCAGGTACCGCAGCCCTAGCTCAGCCCCAGCCGGAGGCTCACAGGGCTCCCCCGTTATCAGACAAGTCAACGCACAGCGCAGGGCCAGATCAATCACATCATTAGCGGCAGGGTTCACCTTAATCACGTTGTCTCGATGCTTTACTACGCGAGTTAGGGCCTCAACGCGGGAGGTCTCTGGCTCTGGATAAGCCACGTCGGGCAGGCCAAACCAGGGGCCGAGATCAACCTGGGCCTGGTTGCGCCGGGTCTGAGTCAAATCATTCTCGTAGCAGCCCCCCATCTGCGGCGGCAGATCGTGCACGTGAGTGTGAAAGTCGCTCTGGGTGCCGCGATAGGTCGAGCGGCTCTCTAACCCATCAAACCAGTCCTTGAGTCGGGGGTTCTCCTCGCGCAGTAAGTAGCCTTTGTAGTAATAGAGGCTGGCATTCATGCGCTCCACGTAGGGCACAAACACCACGTCGCCAGTGCTAAACTCCGGCAAAAAGAAGGGGCCGGGATGGGTAGACAGCGCCTGCTCTACCCGTTGCACTACTCCCCCAAACTGCTCACCCGCGCGCTGGTCTGCTGCCGGCGATCGCGCTGGTTGGCACAGCCACATGCACCAAGCCCGAAACAGTAGTCGCTCTAGCTGCCGCAGGGGCACCACCGCTGGGTCTTTCATGCCCCACTGCAACGGCCCGAAAGCCTGCTCCAGCGCTAGCAAAATGTCATCGCTTTCAGTAATCATCCGCCCGTCTAACTCCAGGGCAGGCAGCATACCCGAAGGTACCTTGCGTTTGTACCAAGCTTCTTTTTCGCCGTAGCAAAACATGGTGACCTTTTCGATGCGGTAAGGCACCTGCTTTTCTTCCAACCACAGCCATACTTTTTGGCAATAGGGGCACCAGGCGTGGTTGTCGCGGTAGAGGGTGACCCGCACTGCCGACTCAGGCTGGCCAAACAGGCGTAGCCGAGACTGGGCATTGGTAGGGCCGTTGACATAGTCAACAGAAAAGTCGGCCATTTCTTCCAGGGCCGACCAGCTGAGGGGAGCAGTTGTCATAAATCAGGGCATGCGATTAGGTCACTACCCTGATTGTGCCAGGTTCAAAGGAGGGTTTAGGGTTCATGGTTTAAGGTTCAAGGCAATTCCTTCAACCTCACACCCTGTACCTTGACCCCTTTTCTATGCCTTATTGTTCTCTATGGCCCAACGGGCTAGCTCTGTGCGGTTGTTCAGACCAGTTTTGCCCAGCATGTTGCTGACGTGGCTCTCAATGGTGCGCTGGCTGACTTGAAGCTCGTTGGCAATCTCGCGGTTGGCCATGCCTCGGGCGACAAACTGCACCACCCGCAGCTCGGTGGGCGTCAACTCCACATCAAAGGGAACTTGAATCGCCGGGCTGCCACCACCCTTAATTTGCTGCTTGATCAGCCGAGAGGCCTGTTTGAGGGAAGACTCTACCTGAGCAACTAGCTCCTCAGGCTCGAAGGGCTTGACCATGTAGACGTCGGCCCCGGTGTTGAGCCCCTTCACACGGTCCTGGCTTTGGCCTTTGGCAGAGAGAAACAAAATCGGAATCCACTCGGTGGATGGATTTTCTCGCACGTGGCGCACAAAAGCGTGGCCATCCATCTCGGGCATCATCACGTCGCAGATGATCATGTCTGGAGTGGTGTTTTCCAGCATATCCAGGGCTTCTCGACCGTTGCCCGCTGTCTTCACCTCATAGCCCCGGAAC
This window contains:
- a CDS encoding RidA family protein; the protein is MLEFMTLPNNLLPPVAPYSHAVRAGDFLFVTGQLAEDPATGEVVKGSIEDQTRRVMDNLALVLDHAGSGFNKVVMARVFVTDFRYYETVNAIYQSYFGDAPQPSRTTVGVTALAGYGDVEIDLIAYCGE
- a CDS encoding glutathione S-transferase family protein, with product MTTAPLSWSALEEMADFSVDYVNGPTNAQSRLRLFGQPESAVRVTLYRDNHAWCPYCQKVWLWLEEKQVPYRIEKVTMFCYGEKEAWYKRKVPSGMLPALELDGRMITESDDILLALEQAFGPLQWGMKDPAVVPLRQLERLLFRAWCMWLCQPARSPAADQRAGEQFGGVVQRVEQALSTHPGPFFLPEFSTGDVVFVPYVERMNASLYYYKGYLLREENPRLKDWFDGLESRSTYRGTQSDFHTHVHDLPPQMGGCYENDLTQTRRNQAQVDLGPWFGLPDVAYPEPETSRVEALTRVVKHRDNVIKVNPAANDVIDLALRCALTCLITGEPCEPPAGAELGLRYLRDRINVPRDMSIYAAKRLREALESTAALTGEAQPDPLPTRHRRDQDPVNFAA
- the mutL gene encoding DNA mismatch repair endonuclease MutL, which encodes MPRRIQLLPGDVIHSIAAGEVIDSLAAVVRELIENALDAQATHITLALWPDQGRVQVADNGTAMALENLHQAAIPHSTSKIRTQADLWQVNSLGFRGEALHSLAQVAQLEICSRAPGAESGWRVTYSAQGEPLETVPAALAQGTVVTVTDLFEAWPARRERLPTMARQLSQVQNIIRHCALAHPTVTWAVQLSDRPWLAFTPSPTTKGLVPQLLRAVSESDLQDGWQAAPWAVSEESTLENLPLKAGVYGLIGLPDRCHRPRPDWVKVAVNGRVVTVPELEQSIVNVFRHTLPRHRYPLAFVHLTVPPSDIDWNRRPDKSTLYLHRLEDWTALCQSHVATLLGQHTETLTDANQQRVTQLLKTAEPSSPYGVAELSDELPYRERPGSLRAIAQVHNRYILAEQTDGLCLIEQHIAHERVLYERLQAQWQLVPLATPVVLEGLTENQLEQLQRLGLNPEEFGPNRWAIRAAPAPLRDRDDLPDALLELSLGGNLDTAQVAIACRTAIRNGTPLDLATLQTLLDDWQQTRNPRTCPHGRPICLTLSETSLARFFRRHWLIGKSHGI
- a CDS encoding rhodanese-like domain-containing protein, with product MKRFFGLLPKPSPLRPESRVYDLKERLDWGEPALTIIDVRDRTDFNESHITGAISMPADSLLATAASCFEVTRDLYIYSNTDDEAAAVAEQLREVGFSKVAIVRGGVAAWKAAGFPIEMVTVEVA
- the cofG gene encoding 7,8-didemethyl-8-hydroxy-5-deazariboflavin synthase subunit CofG; translated protein: MDQAGVVNSISDLLTPNRSHRVVTYSRAYTLVPTYECFNRCTYCNFRVDPGQSPWLSLEHVAQQLPILRSQGVCEVLVLSGEVAPHSPRRDGWFRHIYQICELALEAGLLPHTNAGPLSRDEMAQLRQVNVSMGLMVEQVTPKLLDTVHRHAPSKRPEVRLQQLTWAGELGVPFTTGLLLGLGESEADWVDSLRAIATIQTRHGHIQEVILQPHSPGQQQLQPGMALDEAALVRAVHLAREFLPPEVTIQIPPNLVSHKGLLDCLTAGARDLGGISPMDEVNPDYEHPTPESLEAAIAPSSWQLQPRLPIYPQYDTWLPDPLQSLVKAWRNSLNNL
- a CDS encoding radical SAM protein encodes the protein MPTRPYLFYALTNGLCSRCLGKVEAKIVFQNGGVYLIKHCPTHGREEVLIADDEEYYRQTQAFIKPGDMPLKFNTPIRYGCPYDCGLCPDHEQHSCLTLIELTDRCNLSCPICYADSGAEEHNAAQQPRRHRSLAEIERMLDAVVANEGSPQVVQLSGGEPTLHPDFFKVLELVKARPIQHLMINTNGLRIAQDAEFCDRLSQYKTGTEIYLQFDSFEEKALRELRGADLRATRQQAIDRLNNLNLSTTLVVTLKKGLNDHEIGKIIDYALAQRCVRGVTFQPIQAAGRLEGFEAGRDRYTLTEVRRAILNQSPHFKPQDILPVPCHPDSLAMAYALKVKGKVTPLTGMFSTPTFVDMMPNSVLYEQDPQLKQKIFELFSTSHSPQSSANALKQLLCCLPQVPVPSGITYENIFRIMIVQFLDAYNFDVRSVKRSCIHIVHPDGRIIPFDTYNLFYREGSAGAAKLAEVQSATSPP
- a CDS encoding prolipoprotein diacylglyceryl transferase, which encodes MVFPVYVGVGAFKLHPHFVFEVVAYGVAMGLLRRNVSRDAIPLSQRSSVVVGGLIGALVGAKLLVLLQHIDLLGSDWRSWLLLGLQGKTVVGALLGGLIGVELTKKWIGLTRSTGDAFVFPLLAGTAIGRVGCFLTGLSDRTYGTVTALPWGIDFGDGLPRHPTQLYEIGFLIALGMFLAWYRKGDPPNGRLFQLYLVGYLGFRFVVDFLKPDFQPLLGLSFIQLACLLGVAYGLYQLLWREVTVS
- a CDS encoding argininosuccinate synthase encodes the protein MGRAEKVVLAYSGGVDTTVCIPYLINEWGVKEVITLAADLGQGDELEPIRVKALNAGVKESLVADLTEEFITDYAFPAIQANALYENRYPLSTALARPLIAKALVEAADRYGADAVAHGCTGKGNDQVRFDVAIAALNPGLKVLAPAREWGMGREETIAYGEKMGLAFPVKKSSPYSIDRNLLGRSIEAGPLENPMTEPLEEVFLMTEAIENTPNEPEYIDIGFTKGLPTSLNGKALSPVDLITQLNEIAGRHGVGRIDMIENRLVGIKSREIYEAPALLVLIDAHRDLESLTLTADVTQYKRGIEETYSRLVYNGLWYSPLKLALDAFIQQTQERVSGTVRVKLFKGTNRVVGRESNLALYSDALATYSSDDAFDHKAAEGFIYVWGLPTRVWSEKMRG
- a CDS encoding response regulator transcription factor, translated to MKDSTPGDQKQLLLIDDDPNLILLVKDYLEFRGYEVKTAGNGREALDMLENTTPDMIICDVMMPEMDGHAFVRHVRENPSTEWIPILFLSAKGQSQDRVKGLNTGADVYMVKPFEPEELVAQVESSLKQASRLIKQQIKGGGSPAIQVPFDVELTPTELRVVQFVARGMANREIANELQVSQRTIESHVSNMLGKTGLNNRTELARWAIENNKA
- the mazG gene encoding nucleoside triphosphate pyrophosphohydrolase, producing MVSAPFSSDIPSDISSSHRAAILAALERLIDVIAQLRHPETGCPWDLAQTPTSLIPYVIEEAYEVVDAIQVGEKDAIAEELGDLLLQVVLQSQVASDNDDFDLGTVATGIADKLVRRHPHIFGDASGETPEEVSQNWDRIKAEEKGIPHDPHKLSPKLTKYSRTLPPLMAASKISVKAAKAGFEWETVDDVWDKFHEELDEFRQALAHEPKENQQAELGDLLFTLVNLARWYDLDPSEALQSTNRRFIQRFELVEAVAEKPLADYSIQELEELWQRAKAHLAKPEG